A window from Plasmodium gaboni strain SY75 chromosome 9, whole genome shotgun sequence encodes these proteins:
- a CDS encoding exported protein (hyp11), with product MLTLILKILVVSLLIWKLSNSNNT from the coding sequence atgttaactcttattttaaaaatattagtTGTATCTCTCTTAATATGGAAATTGAGTAACTCCAACAATACCAG
- a CDS encoding ring-exported protein 3, whose product METRKNNNMFSKVGTKEFIYILFVICSYLNTFNYKYANSYKGNDIRNLSEAIIQEQNLRKGHVQSLPIEETTSQETTSKASTSQATTSKATTSQATTSQATTSQATTSQATTSQATTSQETTSKSTTSQESHEQLTAASLNADETQSNKVSNKIHNLPVPAADSTVSNEFKTQPQSAYERKLFEEWQHLNMFEHSNWVNITVQSCQVLVQGLTSLDDYDAKFKSWSDMVELLAEFRMTLYNESNNVFQALLNEFREARKEKPNENLTPEEEEQWDFIKQTRISR is encoded by the exons atggaaacccgtaaaaataataatatgttttcAAAAGTTGGAACAAAagaatttatatacattcTTTTTGTCATTTg TTCATATTTGAATACGTTCAACTATAAATATGCCAACTCATACAAAGGGAATGATATTAGGAATTTATCTGAAGCAATTATACAAGAACAGAATTTAAGGAAAGGCCATGTACAATCATTACCTATAGAAGAAACAACCTCACAGGAAACTACCTCAAAAGCATCAACTTCACAGGCAACAACCTCAAAAGCAACAACTTCACAAGCAACAACTTCACAAGCAACAACTTCACAAGCAACAACTTCACAAGCAACAACTTCACAAGCAACAACTTCACAAGAAACAACCTCAAAATCAACAACATCACAAGAATCACATGAACAACTAACTGCAGCATCATTAAATGCAGATGAAACACAATCAAATAAAGTAAGTAATAAAATTCATAACTTACCTGTACCAGCCGCAGACAGTACAGTATCAAATGAATTTAAAACACAACCTCAAAGTGCATATGAACGGAAATTATTTGAAGAATGGCAACACCTAAATATGTTTGAACATTCTAATTGGGTAAATATAACAGTACAAAGTTGTCAAGTTTTAGTACAAGGATTAACATCATTAGATGATTATGATGCTAAATTTAAAAGTTGGTCTGATATGGTAGAACTGCTAGCAGAATTTCGTATGACATTATATAACGAAAGTAATAATGTTTTCCAAGcattattaaatgaatttaGAGAAGcaagaaaagaaaaaccaaatgaaaatttaaCACCAGAAGAAGAAGAACAATGGGATTTCATAAAACAAACAAGAATATCAAGATGA
- a CDS encoding ring-exported protein 4 yields MEKFFRISYNKQSIRQIIHMLYFICLIFIFYNTNTCLRKISKCDRNLSELNLGEQTDYDESEISNIKNIPFYPDKFNKLEYKLREVWNKLETDEHDDYMDVTVEYFEKLLDNDKNLENYEKYYEKRALVAYMLHEFRRGYLNEQNRKFRNFLHNLKEKRIKEPIDTLNADEQDEWNKIKNEKIKSDEEWKKYQLQTWEYLMKMEYSKMTSCQNV; encoded by the exons ATGGAAAAATTTTTTAGAATATCTTATAATAAACAGTCTATAAGACAAATAATTCATATGTTATATTTCATATG tttaatttttatcttttataatacAAACACGTGCTTGCGAAAAATCTCAAAATGTGATAGAAACTTGTCGGAGTTAAATTTAGGAGAGCAAACAGATTATGATGAAAGTGAGATTAgtaatattaaaaacatTCCATTTTACCCTGATAAATTTAATAAGTTGGAATATAAATTAAGAGAAGTATGGAATAAATTAGAGACAGACGAACATGATGATTATATGGATGTTACTGTTgaatattttgaaaaattattagaTAATGACAAAAATCTAGAAAATTACGAAAAGtattatgaaaaaagaGCCTTAGTTGCTTATATGTTACATGAATTTCGTAGAGGATATCTGAATGAACAAAATAGAAAATTTAGGAATTTTCTAcataatttaaaagaaaaaagaattaaagAACCTATAGATACATTGAATGCTGATGAACAAGATGAATggaataaaataaagaatgaaaaaattaaaagtGATGAAGAATGGAAAAAATATCAATTACAAACATGGGAAtatttaatgaaaatgGAATATTCTAAAATGACATCATGTCAAAATGTGtaa